In Candidatus Berkelbacteria bacterium, one DNA window encodes the following:
- a CDS encoding ATP-binding protein, producing the protein MKTFLIRLILVIERNQLIATLKEQYETFAARDLGVEREILPKLKKIIGAPQVTVITGLRRVGKSTLLTQIAQKYLRNGFYFVNFEDERLLNFQVKDFDSLHETLVYLFGEKKTFLLDEIQNVPEWERFVRRLHDQGYKFIVTGSNASLLSQELGTRLSGRSLRVELFPFSFREFLIFRKVKPPSLLAPSARERGRYQKLAREYLLAGGIPDALKYPDLPIHKTLYDDVLYRDIATRYKLENVKSLQELAFFLVSNLASLISFNKLKDLLKLGSVNTVSSYLGYLENSWLFFVINQYAYSVKKQQIAAKKLYGIDTGLAKAVGFAFSQNLGKLMENAVFLALRRQAQAIYYYKTTQGFEIDFYLPVQRALIQVAERLDTPAIIDREQRALIAAQHELKQIRKLTIITTGERQELRSNGIKIQIVPLYEWLLKI; encoded by the coding sequence GTGAAAACTTTTTTAATTAGATTGATTTTAGTGATTGAACGAAATCAACTTATCGCCACTCTCAAGGAGCAATACGAGACTTTTGCGGCTCGTGATTTGGGTGTGGAGCGAGAAATTTTGCCCAAACTTAAAAAAATTATTGGTGCGCCCCAAGTGACTGTTATTACCGGCTTAAGAAGGGTGGGTAAATCTACCTTACTGACGCAAATCGCCCAAAAGTATCTTAGAAATGGTTTTTACTTCGTAAATTTTGAAGACGAGCGATTGCTAAATTTTCAAGTCAAGGACTTTGATAGTCTCCATGAGACGTTGGTCTATCTTTTTGGCGAAAAGAAAACGTTTTTATTGGACGAAATTCAAAATGTGCCCGAATGGGAAAGATTTGTTCGTCGGCTCCATGATCAAGGTTATAAATTTATTGTTACCGGCTCCAATGCCTCGCTCTTAAGCCAAGAATTGGGAACCCGACTCTCCGGTCGTTCACTGCGTGTTGAACTATTCCCCTTTTCTTTTCGAGAGTTTTTAATTTTCAGAAAAGTCAAACCGCCCAGTCTACTCGCACCGAGCGCGCGGGAACGGGGTCGATATCAAAAGCTGGCGCGTGAATATCTCTTAGCTGGTGGCATTCCCGACGCCCTTAAATATCCCGATTTACCAATTCACAAAACTCTGTACGATGATGTTTTATATCGGGATATTGCTACCCGCTACAAGCTCGAGAACGTCAAAAGTCTGCAGGAACTCGCTTTTTTCTTGGTCAGCAATTTAGCATCATTAATCTCGTTCAATAAACTCAAAGATCTCTTAAAGCTCGGCAGTGTGAATACCGTCAGCAGTTATCTTGGTTACCTGGAAAACAGTTGGTTATTTTTTGTGATTAACCAATATGCTTATTCTGTAAAAAAACAGCAGATTGCCGCAAAAAAACTTTATGGCATTGATACCGGTTTAGCTAAAGCAGTTGGCTTTGCTTTCTCTCAAAACCTTGGCAAGTTGATGGAGAATGCCGTTTTCTTAGCCTTGCGTCGTCAGGCTCAAGCTATCTACTACTACAAAACAACTCAAGGTTTTGAAATAGATTTTTATTTGCCAGTTCAGCGGGCTTTAATTCAGGTTGCCGAACGGCTCGATACGCCAGCAATCATCGATCGAGAGCAACGAGCTTTAATCGCCGCCCAGCATGAACTCAAGCAGATTCGAAAACTAACCATTATTACTACTGGCGAACGGCAGGAGTTAAGGAGCAACGGTATCAAGATTCAAATCGTTCCTCTTTATGAGTGGTTGTTGAAAATTTAG
- the rplI gene encoding 50S ribosomal protein L9 produces the protein MKIILLKSVPNLGQAGEAKEVKAGYARNYLIPHKFAIFAADPKAKEIVAELKRARIEQAQTKKILADRARTLVDKEVRIEARGTIDGKLYAAITAKQIAKLLGLPEKSINFSPVKSAGIHRASIELGGGVKTEVSVRVVLEPVP, from the coding sequence ATGAAAATTATTCTCTTAAAATCAGTTCCTAACCTGGGACAGGCGGGTGAGGCGAAGGAAGTAAAAGCAGGCTATGCGCGCAATTATTTGATTCCGCATAAATTTGCCATCTTTGCCGCCGATCCGAAAGCAAAGGAAATAGTCGCCGAACTTAAGCGCGCACGGATTGAACAAGCGCAAACAAAAAAAATCTTAGCCGACCGAGCGCGAACACTTGTCGACAAGGAAGTCAGGATAGAAGCGCGCGGTACCATTGATGGCAAACTCTATGCCGCCATCACGGCCAAACAGATTGCTAAACTTCTCGGTCTGCCAGAAAAAAGCATCAATTTTAGCCCCGTTAAATCAGCGGGCATTCATCGGGCCTCGATCGAGCTTGGGGGTGGCGTTAAAACGGAGGTGAGTGTTAGAGTGGTTTTAGAACCAGTTCCATGA
- a CDS encoding LemA family protein: protein MILIWILGGIVVLALLWLVAAYNGLITLRNRVDEAWSDIDVQLKRRYDLIPNLVETVKAYAKHEKQLFTDVTKARTEAMKAGNLADKATKENQLSETLKSIFAVSENYPDLKASENFLSLQSELTDTEDKIEAARRFYNGNVRDFNTQLQVFPTNMFATQLNFKDREFFQAAQGEKEPVKVKFE from the coding sequence ATGATATTAATTTGGATTCTAGGCGGGATAGTCGTTTTAGCGCTCTTGTGGCTTGTGGCCGCGTACAATGGTTTAATCACTCTCCGTAATCGTGTTGATGAAGCGTGGAGCGATATTGATGTTCAGCTCAAACGCCGCTATGACTTGATTCCGAACCTTGTCGAAACAGTCAAGGCTTACGCCAAGCATGAAAAACAACTTTTTACCGATGTGACTAAAGCGCGAACCGAGGCAATGAAAGCGGGCAATCTTGCCGATAAAGCCACCAAGGAGAATCAGTTAAGCGAGACTCTTAAGAGTATTTTTGCGGTTTCTGAAAATTATCCCGACCTTAAGGCGAGTGAGAATTTTTTGAGCCTTCAGAGTGAATTAACCGATACCGAAGATAAAATCGAGGCCGCGCGGCGTTTCTACAATGGCAATGTTCGAGACTTCAACACTCAACTCCAGGTTTTCCCAACCAACATGTTTGCCACCCAGCTTAATTTTAAGGATCGAGAATTTTTTCAGGCGGCTCAAGGTGAGAAAGAGCCAGTAAAAGTCAAGTTTGAGTAA
- the ligA gene encoding NAD-dependent DNA ligase LigA → MTQTRISRQDAERRLAKLRAEIDRIRYHYHVLNESIVPDSVKDSLQHELQELEEQFPELVIPDSPSQRVAGAPVAGLAKVTHAEPMLSMNDVFSIEELQAWEKRLEKTVHSSQFTVHEPYFAELKVDGLSITLNYRRGQLVQGATRGDGWVGEDVTHNIRTIEAIPLQLAVSAEARRRAIKDLSASERQTLDQAIKKVLAGELEVRGEAYLPQKTFKQLNEARIKAGESLLANPRNAAAGSIRQLDPKLARARGLSFIGFGIARQHDFLPTHKLVHRLLAALGFQTSPSLAAHSLAAVEQFHTDYAKRRLTDHHSFRHPSSAIRHPDYWIDGIVVSINDTAAFKRLGVVGKAPRGLVAYKFAAEEVTTKLVDIQVQVGRTGALTPVALLEPVQVAGTTVSRATLHNEDEIARKDIRLGDTVIVRKAGDVIPEVVKPLARLRTGKEKKFKLPKRCPICNSLVVRPAGEAVSRCANQSCFAQYAEQLGHFAGKGGFDIDGLGPQILDQLIGADLIEDAADLFTLTEGDLEPLERFAEQSAQNLVAAIKKSRTVRLDRFLYALGIRHVGATTANDLAEHFESLTALEPATLAELKEVEGIGEIVAESVSAWFQNPAHRALLKKLRENGVKILPPARQSQTLKGKTLVVTGTLETMSREEAEALIRAHGGKASGSVSDQTDYVIVGANPGSKAKRAKKLGVKIIGETEFKKLL, encoded by the coding sequence ATGACACAGACAAGAATTTCGAGACAGGATGCTGAACGTCGTTTGGCAAAACTCCGGGCCGAGATTGATCGGATCCGTTATCACTATCACGTCTTAAACGAATCGATCGTGCCGGATTCGGTTAAGGATAGCTTACAACACGAACTTCAGGAGCTAGAAGAACAGTTTCCCGAGCTCGTGATACCCGACAGTCCCAGCCAGCGGGTCGCCGGCGCTCCGGTCGCGGGTCTTGCCAAAGTTACTCATGCCGAGCCGATGCTTTCAATGAATGATGTTTTTAGCATCGAGGAATTACAGGCCTGGGAAAAACGCTTAGAGAAGACAGTTCACAGTTCACAGTTCACAGTTCACGAACCATATTTCGCTGAACTTAAAGTTGACGGCCTCTCGATCACCCTTAACTATCGCCGCGGTCAACTGGTTCAAGGCGCGACTCGCGGCGACGGCTGGGTCGGCGAGGATGTGACTCATAATATTCGGACGATCGAGGCGATTCCCCTTCAACTCGCTGTGTCAGCCGAGGCGCGTCGACGGGCGATCAAAGATTTAAGCGCCAGCGAGCGGCAAACGCTCGATCAAGCCATTAAAAAGGTTTTAGCCGGTGAGCTCGAGGTGCGGGGCGAGGCCTACCTTCCCCAAAAAACCTTCAAGCAACTCAATGAAGCGCGAATAAAAGCGGGCGAATCACTCCTGGCCAATCCGCGCAACGCCGCCGCCGGTTCGATTCGTCAGCTTGATCCTAAACTCGCTCGGGCGCGCGGTCTTTCGTTTATTGGGTTTGGGATTGCTCGTCAGCACGATTTTCTGCCGACCCATAAACTCGTTCATCGCTTGCTCGCGGCGCTTGGTTTTCAAACCTCACCCTCGCTCGCCGCCCACTCACTTGCAGCAGTTGAACAGTTTCATACTGACTATGCAAAGCGCCGATTGACTGATCATCACTCTTTCCGCCATCCGTCATCTGCCATCCGTCATCCGGACTATTGGATCGACGGCATCGTCGTCTCAATCAACGATACAGCCGCTTTCAAGCGTTTGGGAGTGGTGGGCAAGGCGCCGCGCGGCCTCGTTGCTTACAAGTTTGCCGCCGAAGAAGTGACCACCAAGCTGGTTGATATTCAAGTCCAAGTCGGCCGAACTGGGGCGCTCACGCCCGTGGCTTTGCTTGAACCGGTTCAAGTCGCCGGCACGACCGTCAGTCGCGCCACCCTGCACAACGAAGATGAGATTGCCCGCAAAGACATCCGCCTGGGCGACACGGTGATCGTGCGCAAGGCCGGCGACGTTATTCCCGAAGTCGTCAAGCCGCTCGCCCGACTGCGCACGGGCAAGGAAAAGAAATTCAAATTGCCCAAACGATGTCCGATTTGCAATTCACTGGTCGTCCGACCGGCGGGTGAAGCGGTCAGTCGGTGCGCCAACCAAAGTTGTTTTGCTCAATACGCCGAACAACTTGGCCATTTTGCGGGTAAAGGCGGTTTTGATATCGACGGCCTCGGGCCGCAGATTCTTGATCAACTGATCGGCGCCGATTTAATTGAGGATGCGGCCGATCTGTTTACCCTCACCGAGGGCGATCTCGAGCCGCTCGAGCGGTTTGCCGAACAGTCGGCGCAGAACTTGGTTGCGGCGATTAAGAAAAGCCGGACTGTCCGCCTCGATCGCTTCCTCTACGCCCTTGGAATCCGCCACGTCGGCGCCACCACCGCCAATGATTTAGCCGAACATTTTGAGTCGTTAACCGCCCTCGAACCAGCCACACTTGCCGAACTTAAAGAAGTCGAGGGCATTGGCGAAATTGTGGCTGAAAGCGTCTCGGCCTGGTTTCAAAACCCGGCCCACCGGGCGCTCTTAAAAAAACTCCGGGAGAACGGCGTTAAAATTTTGCCGCCCGCGCGCCAATCGCAAACCTTAAAAGGCAAAACTTTGGTCGTCACCGGCACGCTCGAGACGATGAGCCGCGAGGAAGCGGAAGCCTTGATCCGCGCTCACGGCGGCAAAGCCTCCGGGTCGGTGAGCGATCAAACCGACTACGTCATCGTCGGCGCCAATCCGGGTTCTAAAGCCAAGCGGGCCAAGAAGTTGGGTGTAAAAATTATCGGTGAAACTGAATTCAAGAAGTTGCTTTAA
- a CDS encoding M48 family metallopeptidase translates to MYREIGANKFKSVILLGCFLILVILLGWGLSWYYESPVILYFAVGISLIQAWVGYFYSDQVALAISGAKEAPRKEPYLVLHREVENLAITAGLVKPRVYVINDPAPNAFATGRDSNHAAIAVTTGLLEQLDKTELEGVLAHELSHIGNYDIRLMSLVVVLVGMISLFADFFLRSLWWGGERRNRESGGDQFKLIALLVAAILAPLAATLIQLAISRRREFLADATGSLMTRYPEGLASALQKIATSPHRLARLSSATSHLYIENPLTEEEEQSFFVKIFSTHPPVKDRIKRLRAMINKSR, encoded by the coding sequence ATGTACAGAGAAATTGGCGCCAATAAATTTAAGAGCGTTATCTTGCTCGGTTGTTTCTTAATTTTGGTTATTCTCCTTGGCTGGGGACTTTCTTGGTATTACGAAAGTCCAGTCATTCTTTATTTTGCGGTTGGAATTTCTTTGATCCAAGCCTGGGTTGGCTACTTCTACTCCGACCAAGTGGCGCTGGCGATATCGGGGGCGAAAGAGGCGCCGCGCAAAGAGCCTTACCTGGTTCTTCACCGGGAAGTCGAGAATCTTGCGATCACTGCCGGTCTCGTAAAGCCGAGAGTGTATGTTATTAACGATCCCGCGCCAAATGCGTTTGCAACTGGTCGTGATTCGAATCACGCGGCGATCGCAGTCACGACTGGCTTACTCGAACAACTTGACAAAACAGAGCTCGAAGGCGTGCTCGCTCATGAGCTTTCGCACATTGGCAACTATGATATTCGACTTATGTCACTTGTTGTCGTCTTGGTAGGTATGATTAGTTTGTTCGCTGACTTCTTTCTGCGCTCGCTCTGGTGGGGTGGGGAGCGCCGGAATCGTGAAAGCGGTGGTGATCAGTTTAAATTAATTGCACTCCTGGTTGCCGCTATTCTTGCTCCGCTCGCGGCTACACTTATCCAACTTGCGATTTCTCGCAGACGAGAATTTTTAGCCGACGCCACAGGCTCATTAATGACCCGTTATCCGGAAGGCTTGGCGAGTGCGTTACAAAAAATCGCTACCAGTCCTCATCGACTCGCTCGCCTTTCGAGCGCCACCAGTCATCTCTATATCGAAAATCCACTCACTGAAGAGGAGGAACAGTCGTTTTTTGTGAAAATTTTCTCCACTCATCCGCCGGTCAAAGACCGAATCAAGCGCCTGCGGGCAATGATTAACAAGTCAAGATGA
- a CDS encoding S41 family peptidase encodes MNKIIALRIWLALLAAFALGALVGGKIMLEKSDSKAGELINTALGQPNDVNYNLYWDVYKRLIERYPGEIDRQKLLYGAIRGTVDALGDRFSLFLTPEETEKFFEEIQGEFSGIGAEITKEGDQFIVVAPLPNSPAAKSGLKAKDVILGIDGRDASEFELNELINAIRGSAGTEVTLTIIRESVDEQREYKVRRETISLPSLEYSQRDDGLAYVHLIQFSDDTTSEIAKAADQILAKKARGIILDLRNNPGGYLDASIDVASLFVKDGPMVIEENKQGERKDFDPTLEPKLADIPLVVLVNGGSASASEIVAGAIQDRGEGTIVGTKTFGKGSVQEVENLSDGSSLRLTVAKWLTPTSRAINGEGITPDAVVDELEDTETDEQLDRAVELLK; translated from the coding sequence GTGAATAAAATAATAGCTTTACGAATTTGGTTGGCTCTCTTGGCCGCCTTTGCGCTCGGCGCATTGGTTGGTGGTAAGATCATGCTTGAAAAATCAGATTCAAAAGCAGGCGAACTCATCAACACTGCGCTTGGTCAGCCAAATGACGTCAACTACAACCTCTATTGGGATGTTTATAAGCGGTTGATTGAACGTTATCCGGGTGAGATTGATCGTCAAAAACTGCTCTACGGCGCGATTCGCGGCACAGTTGACGCGCTCGGCGATCGTTTTAGCCTTTTTCTAACGCCCGAGGAAACTGAAAAATTTTTTGAGGAAATTCAAGGCGAGTTTAGTGGCATCGGCGCTGAAATTACCAAAGAGGGCGATCAGTTTATAGTTGTGGCGCCTTTGCCAAATTCACCGGCGGCTAAAAGCGGCCTTAAGGCCAAAGATGTGATTCTAGGCATTGATGGCCGTGATGCAAGTGAATTTGAACTTAATGAACTTATCAATGCGATCCGTGGCTCGGCGGGAACCGAGGTGACACTTACGATTATTCGCGAAAGCGTTGATGAACAGCGCGAATATAAAGTGAGGCGCGAGACAATCTCACTGCCCTCGCTTGAGTATAGTCAGCGCGATGATGGTCTAGCTTATGTGCATCTCATTCAGTTTTCAGATGATACCACAAGCGAAATTGCTAAAGCCGCCGATCAGATTCTGGCTAAAAAAGCTCGAGGAATTATTTTGGATCTGCGCAATAATCCCGGAGGCTACTTAGATGCTTCGATCGACGTTGCCAGTTTGTTTGTGAAAGACGGACCGATGGTGATTGAAGAAAACAAACAAGGGGAGAGGAAAGATTTTGATCCAACACTTGAACCAAAACTGGCGGATATTCCGCTCGTTGTACTGGTTAATGGCGGTTCGGCCTCGGCGTCAGAGATCGTAGCGGGCGCGATTCAAGATCGTGGCGAGGGCACGATTGTGGGGACCAAAACCTTCGGCAAAGGCTCGGTTCAGGAAGTGGAGAATCTCTCGGATGGCTCATCGCTCCGCCTCACGGTTGCTAAATGGCTAACGCCGACCAGTCGAGCGATTAACGGCGAAGGGATTACGCCCGACGCAGTCGTGGATGAACTCGAAGACACCGAGACCGACGAACAACTCGATCGGGCAGTTGAATTACTCAAATAA
- a CDS encoding CvpA family protein: protein MTILDGLILLSFLTAFFDGWRRGGLALILDFIGFGVGVGLAFLTFDNFGTWLGREFSFSSGLQPILAFTLILLIVPLALQAVFSFSLRFVPKIIRFGLNQRMVGAALGVIRHALNLFILINLLLFLPILPWVRSAIQQATLARPFVVHQPALEATFARIIEPAVKELQGAFTITEKSEVTAFNPKIPISELTVDEQAEREMFRLVNEARAQNNLTKLEWSEELANVGRIHSKDMWQRQYFSHLNPDGLDPFDRLTAADIFYLAAGENLALAPSTPIAHAGLMNSEGHRANILSPNYGRLGIGAVRNGLYGVMYSQEFSD from the coding sequence ATGACAATCCTTGACGGCTTAATTCTTCTAAGTTTTTTGACCGCCTTTTTTGATGGCTGGCGCCGTGGCGGCCTGGCGCTTATTCTGGATTTTATCGGTTTTGGTGTTGGCGTTGGTTTAGCCTTTCTTACTTTCGATAATTTTGGCACTTGGCTTGGCCGCGAGTTTAGTTTTTCAAGTGGGCTTCAGCCGATTCTTGCCTTTACACTTATCTTGTTGATAGTGCCATTGGCGCTCCAGGCAGTCTTCTCATTTAGTCTTCGGTTTGTGCCCAAAATCATTCGTTTCGGCTTAAACCAGCGGATGGTTGGCGCCGCGCTTGGTGTGATTCGCCATGCGCTCAATTTATTTATTCTAATCAACCTCCTTCTTTTTCTTCCGATTTTGCCGTGGGTGCGATCAGCGATTCAACAAGCAACACTCGCGCGGCCGTTCGTTGTTCATCAGCCAGCGCTTGAGGCCACTTTTGCTCGGATTATCGAGCCGGCCGTTAAAGAACTCCAGGGCGCATTCACAATTACGGAAAAAAGCGAAGTCACCGCCTTTAATCCGAAAATTCCCATTAGCGAACTCACGGTTGATGAGCAGGCTGAACGCGAGATGTTTCGCTTGGTGAACGAGGCGCGCGCACAGAATAATTTGACCAAACTTGAGTGGAGCGAGGAACTGGCGAACGTTGGTCGAATTCATAGTAAAGATATGTGGCAGAGACAGTATTTTTCGCATTTGAACCCTGATGGCCTCGACCCATTTGATCGACTCACTGCGGCTGACATCTTTTATCTTGCCGCCGGTGAAAATCTTGCTCTTGCGCCGAGTACCCCAATTGCTCATGCGGGTCTTATGAACTCTGAAGGCCACCGAGCAAATATTCTTTCGCCGAACTATGGCCGACTCGGCATCGGCGCTGTTCGCAATGGTTTATACGGCGTAATGTATTCCCAGGAATTTTCGGATTAG
- the mnmA gene encoding tRNA 2-thiouridine(34) synthase MnmA produces MPKKILLGMSGGVDSSFAASLLKEAGHEVVGVYLRAWSDDLTGVMGGVCPWQEDVADARRVAAFLGIPFTVIDVREAYKTQVVDVMLKEYAEGRTPNPDILCNRSMKFGILLDLARAEGFDAVATGHYAQIHSRSNKTFHTLHRATDIKKDQTYFLWQLTSADLVHIFFPIGCLTKAQVRSEARRRNLPVANKPDSQGICFLGPVDVASFLRLKLKTKCGVVVNHQGRQIGRHDGVALYTLGQRHGFQISDGGVSRPHYYVVGKNFARNQLIVDVEPPASKILVAMDLNWINDPPQVNDQIEARIRHGQQPQVCQVISDPSMIKNHQSKITIGFADPQIAISPGQSVVFSKGSLILGGGTISE; encoded by the coding sequence ATGCCGAAGAAAATTCTCCTTGGAATGAGTGGTGGGGTAGACTCTTCCTTCGCCGCCTCCCTCTTAAAAGAGGCTGGTCACGAAGTGGTTGGCGTCTATTTGCGTGCCTGGAGCGACGACTTGACTGGGGTAATGGGCGGTGTTTGTCCGTGGCAAGAAGATGTGGCCGATGCCCGTCGAGTAGCCGCATTTCTCGGTATTCCGTTTACCGTGATCGACGTTCGTGAGGCCTATAAAACCCAGGTAGTCGACGTCATGCTCAAGGAGTATGCCGAGGGACGAACGCCTAATCCGGATATTTTGTGTAACCGTTCGATGAAATTTGGCATTCTTCTGGATCTTGCCCGCGCCGAGGGGTTTGATGCCGTTGCGACCGGACACTACGCACAGATTCATTCTCGCTCGAACAAAACCTTTCACACACTTCACCGAGCAACCGACATAAAGAAAGATCAGACCTACTTTTTGTGGCAATTGACTAGCGCTGATCTTGTTCATATCTTTTTCCCGATTGGTTGCTTGACTAAAGCGCAAGTTCGCTCAGAGGCGCGTCGGCGCAACCTGCCGGTGGCTAACAAGCCTGATAGTCAGGGAATCTGTTTTCTCGGGCCTGTCGACGTGGCCAGTTTTTTGCGTTTAAAATTGAAAACCAAATGCGGAGTGGTCGTCAACCATCAAGGGCGGCAAATCGGTAGGCATGACGGCGTTGCACTCTATACATTGGGCCAAAGGCATGGGTTTCAGATATCGGATGGCGGGGTCTCGAGGCCTCATTATTACGTTGTCGGCAAAAATTTTGCTCGGAATCAACTGATAGTTGATGTTGAACCTCCAGCCAGTAAAATTTTGGTTGCGATGGATTTAAATTGGATTAACGACCCGCCTCAAGTTAATGATCAGATCGAAGCTCGAATTCGCCATGGTCAACAGCCGCAAGTCTGTCAAGTTATCTCTGATCCATCGATGATTAAAAATCATCAATCAAAAATCACTATTGGCTTTGCCGATCCTCAAATCGCTATCTCACCCGGCCAGAGCGTGGTATTCTCAAAAGGCAGTTTAATTTTGGGCGGAGGAACTATTAGTGAATAA
- a CDS encoding slipin family protein, with translation MNEFLIGGLVALILISIRQVNQYERGVKFTLGRFSGIMDPGWRIVFPIIQSWVRVDMRVKAVDVPDQEAITKDNISARINAVIYYKVRDAERAVIQVENFYVAVSNLAQTTMRNVVGEVSLDELLAERATIAEKIRLIIDEASDPWGIEVQSVALKDISLPEEMKRVIARQAEAERERRAVITVSEGEVQAAGNLAKAANIISQSPGALHLRTLNSINDISSDKSNTVVFAVPLEVLRAFEGLKQVKSKE, from the coding sequence ATGAATGAATTTTTGATTGGCGGATTGGTCGCGCTGATACTCATCAGTATTCGGCAGGTGAATCAATACGAGCGCGGGGTCAAATTCACCCTCGGTAGATTCTCGGGTATCATGGACCCGGGCTGGCGAATAGTTTTTCCGATTATTCAAAGTTGGGTCCGGGTAGATATGCGCGTGAAAGCCGTAGATGTGCCTGATCAAGAGGCAATTACAAAGGACAACATCTCGGCTCGCATTAACGCGGTGATTTATTACAAGGTTAGGGATGCCGAACGCGCTGTGATTCAGGTGGAAAATTTCTACGTGGCGGTTTCAAACCTTGCCCAGACGACGATGCGGAATGTAGTCGGCGAAGTTTCGCTCGATGAACTTTTGGCTGAACGCGCAACAATCGCGGAGAAAATTCGTTTAATTATTGATGAAGCCTCCGATCCGTGGGGTATCGAAGTGCAGAGCGTCGCGCTCAAAGATATTTCATTGCCGGAAGAGATGAAACGGGTAATTGCTCGCCAAGCTGAAGCCGAACGTGAGCGTCGAGCGGTGATTACTGTCTCCGAAGGCGAAGTGCAGGCGGCTGGCAATTTGGCTAAAGCGGCGAATATTATTTCTCAAAGTCCAGGCGCTCTTCATCTTCGCACACTCAACTCGATCAACGATATTTCTTCGGATAAATCAAACACCGTGGTGTTTGCCGTTCCGCTCGAAGTGCTCCGCGCCTTCGAGGGTCTGAAACAAGTAAAAAGCAAAGAGTAA
- a CDS encoding transposase produces MAQYIVIPADIEPAVVCSLKGSKKPEWLLLAPEATRKVVVDDQEVKENYNPRVEFLNALTEADTLYAPLGGVGDALLIGAYQRGASVHRMTFLDINHFKEILEISDQLSPPAKLTKEGGRQVERCQSASAMAMLVHQGECSHFRPFEEVDVRISLIRVYINQLIATQDEIRKRLQQRTTRLERDQEYFLDSSASAIAAEHRVQLVEGKGPVDSLLEYEKELEREIKKQLGKLPVYTEVLEPVKGMGPRLAARIIAPIVDIRRFSKLAGFQKYTGWHVMQNGRPRAAQFIRGESAQFHQLLRQGIWLFGQQLVRSNSEFAWYYRKYKEERQEQLGTVVATTDKGKELTLTKVWLDARARRHAASKFLKYFWYAWWELHTGKQSTSPSGKRFWARDLREPERLYGEDW; encoded by the coding sequence ATGGCCCAGTACATCGTCATCCCGGCCGACATCGAGCCGGCCGTCGTTTGCTCACTCAAAGGTAGCAAGAAGCCAGAGTGGCTCTTGCTCGCACCCGAAGCGACCCGGAAGGTAGTCGTCGACGACCAAGAGGTGAAAGAGAACTACAACCCCCGGGTTGAGTTCCTCAACGCGCTCACCGAGGCTGACACGCTCTACGCACCACTTGGTGGTGTTGGTGACGCACTGCTCATCGGTGCCTACCAACGCGGTGCGTCGGTGCACCGCATGACCTTCCTTGATATCAACCACTTCAAAGAGATCTTGGAAATCAGTGACCAACTGTCTCCACCGGCCAAGTTGACCAAGGAGGGAGGGCGACAGGTAGAGCGGTGTCAGTCTGCCTCAGCCATGGCGATGCTGGTGCATCAAGGGGAGTGCAGTCACTTCCGCCCGTTTGAAGAGGTGGACGTACGGATCTCGCTCATCCGGGTGTATATCAACCAGTTGATTGCCACCCAAGATGAGATCCGCAAACGCCTCCAGCAGCGGACCACTCGCCTCGAGCGCGACCAGGAGTACTTCCTCGACTCCTCCGCCAGCGCGATCGCGGCTGAACACCGCGTCCAACTTGTTGAGGGGAAGGGACCGGTTGATTCTCTCCTTGAGTACGAAAAAGAGCTCGAGCGAGAGATCAAGAAGCAGCTGGGCAAGCTGCCGGTCTACACTGAAGTGCTGGAACCGGTGAAAGGGATGGGGCCGCGGCTTGCCGCGCGCATCATCGCCCCGATTGTGGACATCCGGCGCTTCTCGAAGCTGGCTGGCTTTCAAAAGTACACTGGCTGGCACGTGATGCAGAATGGGCGACCGCGGGCGGCTCAATTTATTCGTGGCGAGAGCGCCCAGTTCCACCAGTTACTCCGCCAGGGGATCTGGCTCTTCGGCCAACAGCTGGTGCGGAGTAATTCAGAGTTTGCTTGGTATTACCGGAAGTACAAAGAGGAACGCCAAGAGCAACTTGGCACGGTGGTGGCGACGACTGACAAAGGCAAGGAGTTGACGCTCACGAAAGTGTGGCTCGATGCCCGAGCCCGTCGCCACGCCGCCAGTAAGTTCCTCAAGTACTTCTGGTATGCCTGGTGGGAGCTTCATACCGGCAAGCAATCCACCAGTCCCTCCGGTAAGCGCTTCTGGGCCCGGGATCTCCGGGAGCCGGAACGCCTGTACGGCGAGGACTGGTAA